The following coding sequences lie in one Mycobacterium sp. DL440 genomic window:
- a CDS encoding GlsB/YeaQ/YmgE family stress response membrane protein, translating into MDLMAATEILARSSTLTSVGWIGYIIIGAIAGWIAGKIVKGGGSGILMNIVIGVVGALIGGFLLSFFLNTGGGGWWFTLFTAVLGSVILLWIVGMVRKGS; encoded by the coding sequence ATGGACCTAATGGCGGCTACCGAAATCCTGGCGCGTTCCTCCACTCTGACGAGTGTTGGCTGGATCGGTTACATCATCATCGGTGCGATCGCCGGTTGGATCGCCGGCAAGATCGTCAAGGGCGGTGGCTCCGGCATTCTGATGAACATCGTCATCGGCGTGGTCGGTGCGCTCATCGGCGGATTCCTGCTCAGCTTCTTCCTCAACACAGGAGGCGGCGGCTGGTGGTTCACCCTGTTCACCGCCGTCCTCGGATCGGTGATCCTGCTGTGGATTGTCGGAATGGTGCGCAAGGGCAGCTGA
- a CDS encoding urease subunit alpha: MTELTRARYAALFGPTAGDRIRLADTDLFVEITEDRSGGPRHAGDEAVFGGGKVLRESMGQSRATRADGAPDTVITGAVIIDHWGIIKADIGIRDGRIVGIGKAGNPDIMTGVHPALVVGPSTEIIGGNGRILTAGAIDCHVHLICPQLMAEALGGGITTIVAGGTGPAEGSKATTVTPGAWHLARMLESLDSWPLNVALLGKGNTVSAEAMWEQLRGGAAGFKLHEDWGTTPAAIDACLTVAEAAGVQANIHTDTLNEAGFVEDTLAAIKGRGIHAYHTEGAGGGHAPDIITVASHPNVLPSSTNPTRPHTVNTLDEHLDMLMVCHHLNPSVPEDLAFAESRIRPSTIAAEDLLHDIGAISMIGSDSQAMGRIGEVVLRTWQTAHVMKGRRGALEGDGAADNNRVRRYVAKYTICPAIAHGLDDEVGSVEVGKLADLVLWEPAFFGVRPHAVLKGGMITWAAMGDANASIPTPQPVLPRPMFGAAPAAAAATSVHFVAPQAIEDGLADRLDIRRKLAAVKNVRRVGKAQMPLNDAMPHIEVDPDTFTVRIDGQVWQEQPAVELPMAQRYFLF; encoded by the coding sequence ATGACCGAGCTGACCCGTGCGCGCTACGCGGCGCTGTTCGGCCCGACCGCCGGTGACCGGATCCGGTTGGCCGACACCGACCTTTTCGTCGAGATCACCGAGGACCGCAGCGGCGGACCCCGGCACGCCGGTGACGAGGCGGTGTTCGGCGGTGGCAAGGTACTGCGCGAGTCGATGGGCCAGTCGAGGGCAACCCGCGCGGACGGCGCACCGGACACCGTCATCACCGGTGCGGTGATCATCGACCACTGGGGAATCATCAAGGCCGACATCGGGATCCGTGACGGACGCATCGTGGGGATCGGTAAGGCCGGCAATCCCGACATCATGACCGGGGTGCATCCTGCGCTGGTCGTCGGTCCCTCGACCGAGATCATCGGGGGCAACGGCCGCATCCTGACCGCGGGCGCGATCGACTGTCACGTCCACCTGATCTGTCCGCAGCTCATGGCGGAAGCACTCGGCGGCGGCATCACCACGATCGTGGCCGGCGGAACCGGTCCGGCCGAGGGCAGTAAGGCCACCACGGTCACCCCGGGCGCCTGGCACCTGGCCAGAATGCTGGAGTCGCTCGACTCCTGGCCGCTCAACGTCGCGCTGCTGGGCAAGGGCAACACCGTCAGCGCCGAGGCGATGTGGGAGCAGCTGCGCGGTGGCGCAGCGGGATTCAAGCTGCACGAGGACTGGGGCACCACGCCCGCGGCTATCGATGCCTGCCTGACGGTCGCCGAAGCCGCCGGGGTGCAAGCCAACATCCACACCGACACCCTCAATGAGGCCGGGTTCGTCGAGGACACGCTGGCCGCGATCAAGGGCCGCGGTATCCACGCGTATCACACCGAGGGCGCCGGTGGCGGGCACGCACCCGACATCATCACCGTCGCCTCGCACCCGAATGTGCTGCCCAGCTCCACCAATCCGACCCGGCCGCACACCGTCAACACCCTCGACGAGCACCTCGACATGCTCATGGTGTGCCATCACCTGAATCCGAGCGTGCCCGAGGACCTGGCATTCGCCGAGAGCCGGATCCGACCGTCGACGATCGCGGCAGAGGATCTGCTGCACGACATCGGGGCCATCTCGATGATCGGCAGCGACTCCCAGGCGATGGGCCGGATCGGCGAGGTGGTGTTGCGGACCTGGCAGACCGCTCACGTGATGAAGGGCAGGCGTGGCGCGCTGGAAGGCGACGGTGCGGCGGACAACAACCGCGTCCGCCGGTACGTCGCGAAATACACCATCTGCCCGGCCATCGCCCACGGTCTCGACGATGAGGTCGGTTCGGTCGAGGTCGGCAAGCTCGCCGATCTGGTGTTGTGGGAACCCGCATTCTTCGGGGTGCGCCCGCACGCGGTGCTCAAGGGCGGCATGATCACCTGGGCGGCGATGGGCGATGCCAACGCCTCGATCCCTACCCCGCAGCCGGTGCTCCCGCGGCCGATGTTCGGCGCGGCGCCCGCCGCGGCGGCCGCCACGTCGGTGCACTTCGTCGCGCCGCAGGCGATCGAGGACGGTCTGGCAGATCGTCTCGACATCCGCCGAAAGCTGGCTGCGGTCAAGAATGTTCGGCGGGTCGGGAAGGCCCAGATGCCACTCAATGATGCGATGCCGCACATCGAGGTCGATCCGGACACGTTCACCGTCCGGATCGACGGGCAGGTGTGGCAGGAACAGCCTGCGGTGGAACTGCCCATGGCGCAACGATATTTCCTGTTCTGA
- a CDS encoding NAD(P)/FAD-dependent oxidoreductase, with translation MSHPGATATDRHKVVIIGSGFGGLNAAKTLKRADVDIKLIARTTHHLFQPLLYQVATGIISEGEIAPATRVILRKQKNAQVLLGDVTHIDLENQTVDSVLLGHTYSTPYDSLIIAAGAGQSYFGNDHFAEFAPGMKSIDDALELRGRILGAFEQAERSSDPVRRAKLLTFTVVGAGPTGVEMAGQIAELADQTLRGSFRHIDPTEARVILLDAAPAVLPPMGPKLGKRAQERLEKMGVEVQLGAMVTDVDRNGLTVKDSDGTLRRIESACKVWSAGVSASPLGKDLAEQSGVELDRAGRVKVGADLTLPGHPNVFVVGDMAAMEGVPGVAQGAIQGGRYAAKLIKREVAGTSPKIRAPFEYFDKGSMATVSRFSAVAKVGPVEFSGFFAWVCWLVLHLVYIVGFKSRLVTVLSWGVTFLSTKRGQLTITEQQAYARTRIEELEEIAASVQETEKAAS, from the coding sequence ATGAGCCACCCCGGAGCTACGGCAACGGATCGGCATAAGGTAGTCATCATCGGATCCGGTTTCGGCGGCCTCAACGCCGCCAAGACTCTCAAGCGTGCCGACGTCGACATCAAGCTAATCGCCCGCACCACGCACCACCTGTTCCAGCCGCTGCTGTACCAGGTGGCCACCGGGATCATCTCCGAGGGAGAGATCGCCCCGGCCACCCGCGTCATCCTGCGCAAGCAGAAGAACGCTCAGGTGTTGTTGGGCGACGTCACCCACATCGATCTGGAGAACCAGACGGTGGATTCGGTGCTGCTCGGGCACACCTATTCCACGCCGTACGACAGCCTCATCATCGCCGCCGGCGCCGGACAGTCCTACTTCGGCAACGACCATTTCGCCGAGTTCGCTCCCGGCATGAAGTCGATCGACGATGCGCTGGAACTCCGTGGCCGCATCCTCGGTGCGTTCGAGCAGGCCGAGCGCTCCAGCGACCCCGTGCGCCGGGCCAAGCTACTCACCTTCACCGTCGTGGGCGCCGGACCCACTGGCGTCGAAATGGCCGGACAGATCGCCGAATTGGCCGATCAGACCCTGCGCGGCAGCTTCCGTCACATCGATCCCACCGAGGCCCGGGTGATCCTGCTCGACGCGGCACCGGCCGTCCTGCCGCCCATGGGACCGAAGCTGGGCAAGCGGGCCCAGGAACGGCTGGAGAAGATGGGGGTCGAGGTTCAGCTCGGCGCCATGGTGACCGACGTCGACCGCAACGGCCTGACGGTCAAGGACTCCGACGGCACGCTGCGGCGTATCGAATCGGCGTGCAAGGTCTGGTCGGCCGGTGTCTCGGCCAGCCCGCTCGGCAAGGATCTGGCGGAGCAGTCCGGAGTAGAGCTCGACCGGGCCGGCCGGGTCAAGGTCGGGGCGGACCTGACGCTTCCGGGTCATCCCAACGTCTTTGTGGTCGGCGACATGGCCGCGATGGAGGGTGTGCCGGGTGTCGCCCAGGGGGCGATCCAGGGTGGCCGTTATGCCGCCAAGCTGATCAAGCGCGAGGTCGCCGGGACCAGCCCGAAGATCCGGGCCCCGTTCGAGTACTTCGACAAGGGCTCGATGGCGACGGTGTCGCGGTTCTCGGCGGTGGCCAAGGTCGGCCCGGTCGAGTTCTCCGGGTTCTTCGCCTGGGTGTGCTGGCTGGTGCTGCACCTCGTGTACATCGTCGGGTTCAAGAGCCGTCTGGTGACGGTGCTGTCGTGGGGTGTGACCTTCTTGAGCACCAAACGCGGTCAGCTCACCATCACCGAACAGCAGGCCTACGCCCGCACCAGGATCGAGGAGCTCGAAGAGATCGCTGCCTCGGTGCAGGAAACCGAGAAGGCGGCATCCTAG
- a CDS encoding LLM class F420-dependent oxidoreductase: MTIRLGLQIPNFSYGTSVAELFPTVIAQAQEAEAAGFDTVFVMDHFYQLPGLGTPDQPMLEAYTALGALATATQNVQLGTLVTGNTYRNPTLLAKAITTLDVISQGRAILGIGTGWFELEHDQLGYEFGTFTERFDKLAEALQIIVPMLAGERPTFSGKYYRAVEAMANPRFRDRIPLMIGGSGEKKTIPLAARHFDHLNVIAGFDELRRKVEVAQQQCEAIDRDPATLETSVLLTSLVDENVTVDAVPEAFRQRTVAGSPEQIAEQVKTKVLDAGIGGVVLNLPTQLHGYRPGDITAVGEALKPLITG, from the coding sequence GTGACAATCCGACTCGGACTCCAAATCCCCAACTTCTCCTACGGCACCAGCGTCGCCGAGCTGTTCCCCACCGTCATCGCCCAGGCGCAAGAGGCCGAGGCGGCCGGCTTCGACACGGTCTTCGTGATGGACCACTTCTATCAGCTGCCCGGTCTCGGTACACCCGACCAGCCCATGTTGGAGGCCTACACCGCGCTCGGCGCACTGGCCACCGCGACCCAGAACGTGCAACTGGGCACCCTGGTCACCGGCAACACCTACCGCAATCCGACCCTGTTGGCCAAGGCCATCACCACGCTCGACGTGATCAGCCAGGGCCGCGCGATCCTCGGCATCGGCACCGGCTGGTTCGAACTCGAACACGACCAGCTCGGCTACGAATTCGGCACCTTCACCGAGCGTTTCGACAAACTTGCTGAGGCGCTGCAAATCATCGTGCCGATGCTCGCGGGCGAGCGCCCGACATTCTCCGGCAAGTACTACCGGGCAGTCGAGGCGATGGCCAACCCTCGGTTCCGCGACCGGATTCCGCTGATGATCGGCGGCAGCGGCGAGAAGAAGACCATTCCGCTGGCGGCACGGCACTTCGACCATCTCAACGTCATCGCCGGCTTCGACGAGTTGCGGCGAAAGGTGGAGGTGGCCCAACAGCAGTGCGAGGCGATCGACCGCGACCCCGCAACGCTGGAAACCAGCGTGCTGCTCACCTCGCTCGTCGACGAGAACGTGACAGTCGACGCGGTGCCCGAAGCGTTCAGGCAGCGCACCGTCGCCGGCAGTCCCGAGCAGATCGCCGAGCAGGTCAAGACGAAGGTGCTCGATGCCGGCATCGGCGGCGTGGTCCTCAACCTGCCGACTCAGCTGCACGGCTACCGTCCCGGCGACATCACGGCAGTCGGCGAGGCACTGAAACCACTGATAACCGGGTAA
- a CDS encoding urease accessory protein UreF, giving the protein MTSLATLLTLADSRLPTGGHVHSGGVEEAVTSGLLTDLTTLRAYLVRRIRTSGVVAASVAVAVHTGALDPEAADAETDARTPAPAARDASRAQGRGLVRLARRVWPLQSWQMLGPRPHLPVAAGAVGAAAGLDPDQTALSVVYTTMTGSATAAQRLLALDPADVAALTFELSGLCDEVTAEAVTGLADLSDPLLDVLAQRHTERDRPLFAS; this is encoded by the coding sequence ATGACCAGCCTGGCAACACTTCTGACCCTGGCCGATTCGCGGCTGCCGACGGGCGGGCATGTGCACTCCGGCGGTGTCGAGGAGGCAGTGACCAGCGGCCTGCTCACCGACCTCACCACGTTGCGCGCCTATCTGGTCCGGCGCATCCGTACCAGCGGGGTGGTCGCTGCCTCGGTGGCGGTGGCAGTACACACCGGGGCCCTGGACCCCGAGGCTGCCGATGCCGAGACCGATGCCCGCACACCGGCTCCGGCGGCGCGTGACGCTTCCCGTGCCCAGGGCCGCGGACTGGTCCGGTTGGCCAGGCGGGTCTGGCCGTTGCAGTCGTGGCAGATGCTCGGTCCCCGGCCGCACCTGCCGGTTGCGGCCGGCGCGGTTGGCGCGGCGGCCGGGCTGGATCCGGATCAGACGGCACTGTCGGTGGTCTACACCACCATGACGGGTTCGGCCACTGCTGCGCAGCGGTTGCTCGCGTTGGACCCCGCTGATGTCGCGGCCCTGACCTTCGAGCTGTCCGGGTTGTGTGACGAGGTGACGGCCGAGGCGGTCACCGGGTTGGCCGACCTGTCCGATCCGCTGCTCGACGTCCTGGCGCAGCGTCACACCGAACGCGACCGGCCGCTGTTCGCCTCCTAG
- a CDS encoding APA family fibronectin-binding glycoprotein, translating to MDESDAMSHRRRGLSKKLALVAVTSATAAAVALPAVAYADPVPAPPAPAPAPAVPGAPAPAPAAPAPAPGVPAPAPAPGAPAPAPVPGAPADPNAPAAPAPAPAPADPNAPAPAPADPNAPVPAPAPEPGRVDNAAGGFSYVVPGGWKVSDATQLSYGQALLTKIPPEGTPEPPNDTSVLLGRLDLKLFAGAEADNAKAAVRLASDMGEFFMPFPGTRVGQETVPLDANGLTGVASYYEVKFTDANKPNGQIWAGVVGAPPPPGTPRGQRAPERWFVVWLGSATHPVDKAAAATLANSIRPWTPPAAAAPDPNAPPPPADPAHPGVGVPVPVTNAPPEMQPPA from the coding sequence ATGGACGAGTCGGATGCGATGTCACATCGGCGCAGAGGTCTGTCGAAGAAACTGGCACTGGTTGCGGTGACCAGCGCGACCGCCGCGGCCGTCGCGCTGCCGGCGGTGGCGTATGCGGATCCCGTGCCGGCGCCCCCGGCGCCGGCGCCCGCCCCAGCGGTGCCCGGTGCGCCCGCCCCAGCTCCGGCTGCTCCCGCGCCGGCTCCCGGAGTACCCGCCCCAGCGCCGGCACCCGGAGCACCCGCGCCCGCTCCCGTCCCCGGAGCACCCGCCGATCCCAACGCTCCAGCCGCGCCCGCACCTGCACCTGCTCCTGCGGATCCGAACGCTCCGGCGCCCGCGCCGGCTGACCCGAACGCTCCCGTCCCGGCTCCCGCGCCGGAACCCGGACGGGTGGACAACGCCGCGGGCGGCTTCAGCTACGTCGTGCCCGGCGGATGGAAGGTCTCCGACGCGACCCAGTTGTCATACGGGCAGGCGTTGTTGACCAAGATCCCGCCGGAGGGCACGCCTGAGCCGCCGAACGACACCAGCGTGCTGCTCGGACGCTTGGATCTGAAGTTGTTCGCAGGCGCCGAGGCTGACAATGCCAAGGCGGCTGTCCGGCTGGCCTCCGACATGGGTGAATTCTTCATGCCCTTCCCCGGAACCCGGGTGGGTCAGGAGACCGTGCCGCTGGACGCCAACGGGCTTACCGGTGTCGCCTCGTACTACGAGGTGAAGTTCACCGACGCCAACAAGCCCAACGGTCAGATCTGGGCCGGAGTGGTCGGTGCACCGCCGCCTCCGGGGACCCCGCGCGGGCAGCGCGCTCCGGAACGCTGGTTCGTGGTCTGGCTGGGCTCGGCGACCCACCCGGTCGACAAGGCCGCCGCTGCGACATTGGCCAACTCGATCCGGCCGTGGACGCCGCCGGCGGCGGCCGCTCCTGACCCCAACGCGCCGCCACCGCCGGCCGACCCGGCCCATCCCGGTGTCGGGGTGCCGGTGCCGGTCACCAACGCTCCGCCGGAGATGCAGCCCCCGGCGTGA
- a CDS encoding sulfate/molybdate ABC transporter ATP-binding protein: protein MTLQVRVVVENRGLDLEFGVAAGEVLAVLGPNGAGKSTTLHSIAGLVGLDAGSVRVGGRALTDTATGVDVPTHARRVGLLLQDSLLFPHLSVLANVAFGARSGHRTGRRAAYENARRWLAEVDATDLADRRPRRLSGGQAQRVALARALAADPEVLLLDEPLAGLDVAVAASMRKVLRRVLAIGGRSAVLITHDLLDVLTLADRVIVVEGGRIVESGSVAEVLATPKSHFAARFAGVNLIGGTAATDGVLSTAWHTNWYGTAAATVQPGAPAVALFSPASVSVYRDDPHGSPRNTVAVTVAELDSRGPGIRVRADEQPDGAPGLAADITAESAAELRLAPGDTVYFSVKAQEVAVHPAGHRK, encoded by the coding sequence ATGACGCTGCAGGTGCGAGTCGTCGTCGAAAACCGTGGTCTGGACCTGGAATTCGGGGTGGCGGCCGGGGAGGTGCTCGCGGTACTGGGCCCCAACGGTGCGGGTAAATCGACCACATTGCACTCGATCGCCGGACTGGTCGGCCTGGATGCCGGGAGTGTGCGGGTGGGGGGCCGGGCGCTGACCGATACGGCTACCGGTGTGGACGTACCGACGCATGCCCGCCGGGTCGGCCTGTTGCTGCAGGACTCTCTGCTGTTCCCGCACCTGAGCGTGCTGGCCAACGTGGCATTCGGTGCACGCAGTGGGCACCGGACAGGCCGCCGCGCTGCCTATGAGAACGCTCGCCGGTGGTTGGCCGAGGTCGACGCCACGGATCTGGCCGATCGGCGGCCCCGCAGGCTGTCGGGCGGTCAGGCGCAACGGGTGGCACTGGCCCGGGCGTTGGCCGCCGACCCCGAGGTGCTGCTGCTCGATGAACCGCTGGCGGGGTTGGACGTGGCGGTGGCGGCGTCGATGCGCAAGGTGTTACGCCGCGTGCTCGCCATTGGGGGCAGGTCCGCGGTGCTGATCACCCACGACCTGCTCGATGTCCTGACGCTGGCCGACCGGGTGATCGTGGTGGAGGGTGGACGTATAGTCGAAAGTGGTTCTGTCGCAGAAGTATTGGCCACGCCGAAGAGTCACTTCGCGGCGAGGTTCGCCGGCGTCAACCTGATCGGGGGCACGGCCGCCACCGACGGCGTGCTGAGCACCGCGTGGCACACGAACTGGTACGGCACGGCGGCGGCCACCGTGCAGCCCGGCGCGCCGGCCGTCGCCCTGTTCTCGCCGGCGTCGGTCTCGGTGTACCGGGATGACCCGCATGGCAGCCCGCGCAACACCGTCGCGGTGACGGTCGCCGAGCTCGACAGCCGGGGGCCCGGCATCCGGGTGCGGGCCGACGAGCAGCCCGACGGCGCACCTGGCCTGGCCGCTGACATCACCGCGGAGTCGGCCGCCGAGCTGCGGCTGGCCCCGGGCGACACGGTGTATTTCTCGGTGAAGGCGCAGGAGGTTGCCGTCCACCCGGCGGGACACCGGAAGTGA
- a CDS encoding ABC transporter permease, translating to MTNSPRLPRWIYLPAAVGAIFVVLPLVAMVAKVDWPQFGTLISSPSSTAALKLSLETSLASTVLCVLFGVPLALVLARTEGSATRIVRPLILLPLVLPPVVGGIALLYAFGRLGLVGRYLEAAGVHIAFTTVAVVLAQTFVSLPFLVISLEGAARTAGADFEVVAATLGASPGTVWWRVTLPLLGPGLVSGAVLAFARSLGEFGATLTFAGSRQGVTRTLPLEIYLQRESDADAAVALSVLLVAVAAVVVIGLGSRRLRAGGWT from the coding sequence GTGACGAATTCGCCACGGCTTCCACGCTGGATATATCTCCCCGCCGCGGTGGGCGCGATATTCGTCGTGCTGCCACTGGTGGCGATGGTGGCAAAGGTGGACTGGCCGCAGTTCGGGACACTGATCTCCAGCCCGTCGTCGACGGCGGCGTTGAAGCTCAGCCTGGAGACGTCGCTGGCCAGCACGGTGTTGTGTGTCCTGTTCGGTGTCCCGTTGGCGTTGGTGCTGGCCCGCACCGAAGGTTCCGCAACCCGAATCGTCCGGCCGTTGATCCTGTTGCCGCTGGTACTGCCGCCGGTGGTCGGTGGTATCGCGCTGCTCTACGCATTCGGGCGGTTGGGGTTGGTCGGTCGGTACCTGGAGGCCGCCGGGGTGCACATCGCGTTCACCACGGTCGCGGTGGTGCTGGCGCAGACCTTCGTCTCCCTGCCGTTCCTGGTCATTTCGCTGGAAGGCGCCGCGCGCACCGCCGGTGCGGATTTCGAGGTCGTGGCGGCGACGTTGGGTGCGTCGCCGGGAACCGTCTGGTGGCGGGTGACGCTGCCTCTGTTGGGGCCGGGCCTGGTCTCGGGAGCTGTCCTGGCCTTCGCGCGTTCCCTGGGCGAGTTCGGTGCCACGTTGACATTCGCGGGGTCACGCCAGGGAGTGACCCGCACCCTGCCGCTGGAGATCTACCTGCAGCGCGAGAGCGACGCCGATGCCGCCGTGGCGTTGTCGGTGCTGCTGGTGGCGGTGGCGGCGGTGGTGGTCATCGGGCTCGGCAGTCGCCGGCTGCGGGCGGGTGGTTGGACATGA
- a CDS encoding urease accessory protein UreD, whose protein sequence is MHSAVVIVASPGRLPRIEARGGLAGRCTEPDTVHLVSTAATPLGGDTMTFRVVVEPGARLRIRAAAATMVLPGGATLQSTAHWELEIVGQLDLDPQPTVVAGGSSHRSTTRLQLAESARVRIRERVQIGRSGEREGFWSSAMHADVASAPLLRHRIELGCGAVADDALAAPRACISELRYPAPIFEAPGTVLALAAGGSLATWQGDRLPPDAAGS, encoded by the coding sequence ATGCACTCCGCCGTCGTGATCGTGGCCTCGCCGGGGCGGTTGCCGCGGATCGAGGCGCGCGGCGGTCTGGCCGGACGATGCACCGAACCCGACACGGTGCACCTGGTCTCCACGGCTGCCACCCCGCTCGGCGGCGACACCATGACTTTCCGGGTGGTGGTGGAACCCGGTGCCCGGCTGCGGATTCGCGCCGCTGCGGCAACAATGGTGCTGCCCGGCGGGGCTACTCTGCAGTCGACGGCGCACTGGGAGCTGGAGATCGTGGGGCAGTTGGATCTCGATCCGCAGCCGACCGTCGTGGCCGGGGGTTCGTCGCATCGCAGTACCACGCGACTGCAGCTGGCCGAGTCCGCACGGGTGCGGATCCGGGAGCGGGTACAGATCGGCAGATCTGGTGAGCGGGAAGGTTTCTGGTCGTCAGCGATGCATGCCGACGTCGCTTCGGCGCCGTTGTTGCGTCACCGCATCGAACTCGGATGCGGGGCAGTGGCCGATGACGCATTGGCCGCCCCTCGCGCCTGCATCAGCGAATTGCGTTATCCGGCACCCATATTCGAGGCTCCCGGAACCGTGCTGGCGCTGGCCGCCGGTGGCAGCCTGGCCACCTGGCAAGGTGACCGGCTGCCGCCTGACGCCGCAGGGTCCTAG
- a CDS encoding SDR family oxidoreductase: MAEVLVTGGDTELGRAIAAGFLDAGHNVIIAGARREDLELTAKQLDIASIVFDNTDPASVENARAQFPHYLDTLVNVPAPQFETKDPRTFTLADQATAWRSVLDATVVSAVLTVQIVGDQLRSGGSIVNVVPASPREGSIEAAVKAALSDWTAGQAAYFGTRGITVNAVAPGLSAEPSYDGLGSTPPSVADEFARLAVFLSTPAARHITGQTMHVSRGSMATLG, encoded by the coding sequence ATGGCGGAGGTGCTGGTCACCGGCGGCGACACCGAACTCGGCCGCGCGATTGCGGCAGGTTTCCTCGATGCCGGCCACAACGTGATCATCGCCGGCGCCCGCCGCGAAGACCTGGAGTTGACGGCCAAGCAGCTCGACATCGCCTCGATCGTGTTCGACAACACCGATCCCGCCAGTGTCGAGAACGCCCGCGCGCAGTTCCCCCACTACCTCGACACCCTGGTCAACGTCCCGGCCCCGCAGTTCGAGACCAAGGACCCTCGTACCTTCACGCTGGCCGATCAGGCCACCGCCTGGCGCAGCGTGCTGGATGCCACCGTGGTCTCGGCCGTGCTGACCGTGCAGATCGTAGGCGACCAGCTGCGCTCGGGCGGTTCGATCGTCAACGTGGTGCCCGCGAGCCCGCGTGAAGGCAGCATCGAAGCCGCCGTCAAGGCGGCCCTCAGCGACTGGACCGCCGGCCAGGCAGCGTACTTCGGCACCCGCGGAATCACCGTCAACGCCGTCGCCCCCGGCCTGTCCGCCGAGCCGAGCTATGACGGCCTCGGCAGCACGCCGCCGTCGGTCGCCGACGAGTTCGCCCGTCTCGCGGTGTTTTTGAGCACGCCGGCAGCTCGCCACATCACCGGGCAGACGATGCACGTCAGCCGCGGTTCAATGGCAACCCTGGGTTAG
- the ureG gene encoding urease accessory protein UreG, whose translation MPPHFLDGEPHTHVDRPKRVRQPGEPLRIGVGGPVGSGKTALVAALCRQLREELSLAVLTNDIYTTEDADFLRRHAVLPDERIAAVQTGGCPHTAIRDDITANLDAIDDLIEANPALDLILVESGGDNLTATFSSGLVDVQIFVVDVAGGDKVPRKGGPGVTYSDLLVVNKTDLAPLVGADLDVMRRDAAKARAHRPTALVSLTDDPTAGPVLAWVREQLTAAQAPPS comes from the coding sequence ATGCCACCGCATTTCCTCGACGGCGAACCGCACACCCACGTGGACCGGCCCAAGCGGGTACGTCAGCCCGGTGAGCCGCTGCGCATCGGTGTCGGCGGTCCGGTCGGGTCCGGCAAGACCGCCCTGGTGGCGGCGCTGTGCCGGCAGCTGCGCGAGGAGTTGTCGCTGGCGGTGTTGACCAACGACATCTACACCACCGAGGATGCCGACTTCCTGCGCCGGCACGCGGTGCTGCCCGACGAGCGGATCGCCGCGGTACAGACCGGGGGATGCCCGCACACTGCCATCCGTGACGACATCACCGCGAACCTGGATGCGATCGACGATCTGATCGAGGCCAACCCGGCACTGGATCTCATCCTCGTCGAATCCGGCGGCGACAACCTCACGGCGACGTTCTCGTCGGGGCTGGTGGATGTGCAGATCTTCGTCGTCGACGTGGCCGGGGGAGACAAAGTGCCGCGCAAGGGCGGCCCCGGTGTCACGTACTCGGACCTGCTGGTGGTCAACAAAACCGATCTCGCGCCGCTGGTGGGTGCCGATCTGGACGTGATGCGCCGCGATGCGGCGAAGGCCCGCGCACACCGGCCGACTGCGCTGGTTTCGCTGACCGACGATCCGACAGCGGGCCCGGTACTGGCGTGGGTGCGCGAACAGTTGACGGCCGCGCAGGCACCGCCGTCGTGA